In Equus quagga isolate Etosha38 chromosome 14, UCLA_HA_Equagga_1.0, whole genome shotgun sequence, the genomic stretch TGTCTCCAACCACTTGCCCAGCTTATAGGCCATGTCCCTGCAGGTTGAAGTCAGAACCATCTGGCCTGCCACGGCTCTCAGTGGTGAAAACCTTGACCCAGTGGCGACATTTACAAAGTGTGACTtggcagagaaaggaagccaTCACTTATCTGCAGCCAGGATGGATCTGGCTCTTTGTGTTGTTCCCATTGGCCAGCTGACAGTGAACCAGCTGCAACTGGTCTTTCCCAAGAAAGAACTTGTGTCAGGCAGGGGGCAACACGTGCCAATTTTGTAATAGTTGGAAAGGGAAGGGTTTAGGGGCCTGGGCACCAGTGACTTAAGAAAGAGAATCTTTACCATCACCCACCAGACACAGATTCACAAATGTTAACACTGGGGGAACTTCAAGACCCCGTGGTCCGCCTGGGAGTCAGGCTTTGTCTGAGTCACGGGACTTTGCACAGCCATTCCCCACCTCTACGCCCAGGTCGCAAGCATctgcagcagagctgggaggagaacCCGTACCTTCAGGCTCCCAGGCCAGTCTCCTGGGCACAACTGCCTTCTGGAGTTTCCTAGCAGCGAGTTCTGTTTTGGGGGAACAGTCCTTTTCTGCCACCTACCTTCTTTGCTTCCCTCCAGGGGGTCTGGCTTCAGGGCTTGCTTTACTGGGCATTTGGAAGACCCCACCCCACGTAGTCCCTCAGCCCACGCCCATGCCGCAGCCCAGTGGCTGCAAGGCGTCACATGGCCCCAAACTGTTTCAAACAGAACCTCAAGGGTTGGGCTCCACCTGTCAGGGCAGGAAGACACTCCACCCTCAAGCTGCCAGAAATAGTAATGTTTTACCTGCTACAGGAGTTTCCGTGATCTCTTACCTCCCACAGCAAACGTACTTCGCTTCAAACGGGGAAATACTGCTCTGAGTGGTTGGGTTGGCTGACTTACTTTGGGTTTTAATGACGGATAGCTATTTTCAAGTCATTGTACATATCCCTCAGATTCATTGTTATTACAATTATCCAGAAGTGACTGCCCAAGACAGTTCTTTCCATAACCTTCTGGCTTTTGTCCAAAAACATCCAGTGTTCTTTCAAAAAGAATGAGGGTGACAAATATTGGAAAGAACAGTGGAATTGGAGTAAAATTGACTGGGGTTTGAGTCTGGGCTCTGCCATGTACcaactgcatgaccttgggcaagtcattttgccatcaagcctcaatttccccatctataaaatggagatggttATACCTACCACACTGGTtgttacaagaagaaaactggggtTCTTGATCTGGAATCAGCCTTCTGGGCCTCTATTCTCCTTTGATCAACTCTGAGATCTGTGCGGGAACGGGAAATGGAAGGGCAGCTTTCAATGGCGAGCGGGGTCTTGTCTTTCCCAGGTAGTGGGAAGATGCCCTGTTCGGTGGAGCCTTGCTGGAAGGGATTCAAGCATTTGGTGGTTCACCCTTTGACATTTTCCTTAGAACTCACAAGTAGGAGGGGAATCTGAACAGGGTGAGTTCCTATAGTGGTGGACAGAAGGATCCTGGAGAAGAGCTTACTTTTTTGGGTTATCATCACAAGACTTGCCTGTCCACAGGCCACCCTGTGCTGGAACAGGGTTCAGAGAGGCACTACCTTAGCTTGTCTCCTGCCCAGTGTTCTCCCGACTTCTAGACAAATCTTCATCCTCGCTATCAACACTATCCAAAAGAAATGTAACACAAGCCATGAATGTAATCAATTTTCTAGTAACCGTAGTTTTAAAAAGGTACAAGGAAATAGGTTgttaattttcaaagattttatttaacccaatatatccaaaaattataatttcaaagtGTAATCAATATACGAATTATTAATGGGATGTTTTACATCCTCTTTTGCTTGTACTAAGTGTTTGAAGTCTGGTGCGCGTTTCGCACTCGGAGCACATCATGTGGAGGGCAAGCGGCTGTGGTATCAGACAGCACAGCCTCCTGTGCCCGAGTGTGAAAGCTGGTCAGAAGCCAGGGAGCGGCTGTAGAATTGGCCAGGACAAGACAGGACATAGGCCGTCCTGGAGCGATGGGAATGAGCACTGGAGTAGGAGTCAAGGATCTGAGGCCAGTCCTGGCTCTGCAACTTACTGTTGTACAATCGTGGCCAAGTCACTGATCTTCATTCATGCACGCATGTGtgcatttgttcactcattcattcattcaacaggtgtTGTCAGAGAACTAACTcttggccaggccctgtgctctgtTCTGGGGATATTAAGATAAAACAGTtttgccctcaaggaactcagaATCTAGAATACCAATGAAGATTCGAGAAGTTGTTCTGGAGATTGGCAGCTGACAGCAACGAGAAGGGCAGAAATGGATATATACCTTATATGCTCAAATATAagcattttccccccaaaatatttcttcataaaaAGGGTTTGCCCTGCATTCAAAGCCTTATAAAGTCTCTCCTGCTACAGAACCTTCTCTCAATtactttatttaacatttttttaagagagaatgTTTAACACACACAACGTTGACACAATACAGAGTTTAATAAACTCCTGTGAGCCCATCTCCCCAGCTACACAACCGCCAATCCCCAACCCCCGGCCAGGGCGACCTCATCTACAACCTTATCTTCTTCTCCCACTCCCGTACTCAATCAGTTTTTAACAAGATACCGTTTGAAGAAGGCGTATTAGCCTGAAACACCTCATTCAGGGCTGGATTGCTTATGGAGGTCACTTGATTGAACCGgtcaaaaaaaaaggaggcaaataaatggaatgcatatgtattattattttattgtccCAGGGGATGTGACCTCACTATTATAAGCGCTGAGTATCACCATAAACAACCTTTAAGGATCATTGTTACAAAGTAGTACAACAAGTTATTAAGTGGTGGAAATCCTATGTATTTTTTGAAGCTGCCCTAAGGTTATGCTGATAGGAGCTTCTTGTTGAGATATGGTCTCCAGGTGACAGCCTCCTGCTCATCTTCCTGCTCAGGTACAAACGGCTTCCTCTCTAGCGAGGCAGACAGAGCAGAGATGAGCTGCTCCGGAGAGCTGGGTCGGCTGCCTCAGAAAGACCCTCAGTGATGAAGGAGAGGCTGATGccgaggaggaagagaaggaatttgAAAACAATTGTTTCCTGAATTTGCGTGAGATTAGAAAAAAGTAACATCTCCAAATCAATATATTATTgacatattattaaattaaatagtaTAAGTAGGTATTTGACACTTTCATTTAcatctttaaaagtttatttttttttaattggcaaaaaaaaatctttctatgaATCTTCTCTGGAACAATAGGGGCTTGCCTTCATGCGGGACTTTCCATCATGCGAGACAGTTTACATGAGGTAATACACAGTCACCAGGGGGCTCGAGCAGGTACAAGATAAGGATCGATGAGGCAGGTCTGCCCCCCTCAGCCTGTCCCCTGCTTCCAGAACTGGATCAAAATTAGCCTGAGTGGTAATGGCCTCCTTGAAATCACAGTGCTCTTCAAATGCCATACCAAGGAGAGAAACTGCTCAATCTTGATTCTAATACGATTAAGAAAGTAAGTTCCTCTCACTCACGTACACTTCCCCCATGCCATTTGGGGTGAGATGCTCAGGAATTCAGGATGTTCCCATTCAGGGATGATATTCCTAGCTGGTCTGAGACCACACGCTCGTTCCAATGCTGGCCGTCTACCTCTTTCTAGCTGGGTACCACCGAGCACAttacttcccttctctgtgccccaacatcctcatctgtgaaatcagAACTGCTCTGCTCAGGAATCAAAGCTGTGTTCTTGGCCGGAGGGGCCCTCGTGCTGGGTCTCCTGGCCCCTGCATGGCATTAGGGGTACAGGGATTGGGGGAGGAACCTCAACCCCACCCTTCTGACCCTCCTTTCCTCGGCAGTGGCCTGCAGAAAGGCTCTCGACAGCACCACGGTGGCAGCCCACGAGTCGGAGATCTACTGTAAGATCTGCTATGGGCGCAGGTACGGCCCCAAGGGGATCGGCTATGGACAAGGCGCCGGCTGCCTCAGCACGGACACAGGCGAACACCTGGGCCTCCAGTTCCAACAGTGAGTTACTTCTGCCAGCCCGTTGTCAGGACAGTTCATTCTGTTTCCATAGCAACGTGTTCTGGAAGTGGGAGAATGAACGCTATTGTTGACTTGCCAACAATAGGAATACCCAGTCTGACCAAGTTTTAACAATGTGTCATCTCTCTGAAGACTCTCTTTAAATTATCTGCCTTTCTAAAGGGCAATTACTTTTACAACATGGCTCTTGGTTTGCATGTCAAGAGAAGACCCAGAAAGTACAGATGTTCCATTGTTTGACCTTTGCAAAACTACATGggtctcttttcttcccctttgagCGCTTCTGTGTAAATCACCTAAATATGGCAGGGAAGAATGGCCATTCTCTGTGCGCTTGTCACTAAAAGATTTCTTCCCTTGGGTTGTAAGATGACTAATGTCTGCATGGCAGGGGGAGTGTGTCTGCGGGGATGTGCTGGACCTCAGGGGTAAGCAATCAGTTGTGACTGCTCTCTGGGTCTCCCGGGCTGCTTGTTGCTAGTACAGTGCTGAGGGTCGCCCCAACAACATCCCAGAAAAGCTGAGGTACCATGCTGTGCCATCTCTGTCTACCAGTCTGGTCTACCAGTCTTGACGATCATACTGACCTCCAGCCCTGAACTGAGTATAGGCCGCCAGCCACTCGCCTACAGCTGCTGTCTGGCCAGCTGGTACCTGGGCCCAGCTCTGCGGTGGGACTGGGCAGGGAGGCACAGCCCaactgaggcagggtcccaccgATGGCCTCCCCAGAGAGCATTAGACCATCCGAAGAGCCATCTGGTCCCTTCCAGAGCGAGTAGCCATGGCAGAGCCTGGAAAATCGCAGGGTGTGTGATggcttgttttactttttctcattacTCAATCCCAACGAGATACTCTGCTTCAAGAAGAAAGATGCTGCCAACTGCGTTCTCTGCTTCTCCTTACTCAAAGCTCACGCCTCTCCGCGAGGGCTGTCTGGTGATGCTGCACCCAGAGGAAGAAGCCTGGAGACCCGGGTTCCATCCCAGCTCCACCAGTTATGAGCTGCCCGACCCTGGGCAGCTACCCCTTGATCCTTGCTCTCCTCCAGCTAGCTCTGCCTACTTTAGGGGTTATGGTGAGACTAGAGCGATAAGTGTACAAGGAAACACCAAAAGATATGGGAACACTGGTTATTACTGTGCCTCTATCTTGGTCATTGCTCACATGGGGACAGGTGACCTTTGGATGCAGGATAACAACATGAATTTTGACAAGGAATACATCAGCTCATTGGACAATGGTTTACTTAGTATCAACTGTCAAGACCCCATCTTGCTCTATAATATTTTCACCACTCACTTCGGAAAGTAGACCAGTGGGCTTCAAGATGGTAGAAACCTAAACAGTCACAGCAGCAATAACAAGCTGGCAACAACAATGACAGTAGTACAGGCTAACGTACCTGGAACACCTGCTCGGTGCCTTACAACAGAAAGGACAGACTTACAGCAATTACCGCTAACGTTTATCTGTCCTTGCCACACGCcaggcaggcactgttctaagggcttcAGTCGCCTCACCTCACTGAACCCTCTCAACAGTTCTTTGAGGAAGGCGCCATGATTgtccccactttccagatgaggagtctgaagcacagagaagttcagtaactcactaagggcacacagctagtacTGTTTGCCAACAGAGGTCTCTAggtttcattcatttctctttctccaccagGTCCCCCAAACCGGCACGCTCAGCCACCACCAGCAACCCTTCCAAGTTCACTGCGAAGTTTGGAGAGTCGGAGAAGTGCCCTCGATGCGGAAAGTCAGTCTATGCTGCTGAGAAGGTGATGGGCGGTGGCAAGGTAAGGACTTCTACACGAGCCAACGGGATTTGCTTGTCTCCCCGATCAgttaggaagaaaaggagaaggaaggaggaactgTGGATGGGTGGGGCCAGACCCTTCATCCTCCTTAGCTCCCAGGAACCACTTTAGGTCCCTCACCCACATTCCTAGGCTGTGACTCCACCTGCAGCTCCCTTGGAAAGAGGAACTGGTGCAATTCGATGCCGCAGGCATTAGTCCACTGGATGGAAGGCACCAGCTAAGCGGCTCTGAGACACAAAGGTACACAGGCCCCCTGCCCTCAGTGTCCATGATCCTTCCAGAAAGGTGTCAGCCTGGGACCTGTCATCCCTGCATAACTCAGTCTGCTGCTAGCACCACCCCTGAGGGACAGAGCACACATCTCCCAGCAGTGGGAAGCATCCTTGCTCCCGAATGTGCTGGCAACCAGAGAGTCATCAAATGTCTGAGAGAGACGCACACTCGCTCTGCAAGCTCCAGTTTCAGGCCTGAAGCCAGGGCAGTCCCCACGGGACGTGGGCCTGACGAAGGAAGACGATCCTGTTTATCCTAAATGGGGGAGGAGGCCACTCAGAGTGTCTGACTTCAAATATGAGGGCGGCGTCCACCCCAACCCCGGCCATTCAAAGTCTGGTCATGAGAAGCCCTGGGCTGTGCCTGGCAGATGGTCCAGGCCGTGCAGCTGTCTTCCGCCGGAAATGCACAGGGTAGGAAGGAGGTGGAGTTACCTGCATGATGGCCCCTTTCTTcacttttgtcttctttcactttataTTCAACGTAAACCTTACCCACTGACTCCAGTGCAAGTCCTCCTCTCTCCAGTTTGTTCCTCCATCTTCTAGAAAGGGGAAGTCCTTTTCTATTTAGTCTGTTTTGAAGGAATACATATGGAAGTCACCTTGATCAATTTGTTTTTAGGGGTTCTGAGAATTGACGGTCAAGTCCATAGGGTCTCATTTTCTCTAAGCCTAATCCAGGCCCGATGAGATACGTGACGGGTTAGGACACTGGCACTCCCTTAGGTGCTGCTGGTCGGGCGACTTCACGTGGAAATAGAAAATGCTGCCCACTCAGTTAAACATGTaactctcctgccctcccctgcccctcagcctTGGCACAAGACCTGCTTTCGCTGCGCCATCTGTGGGAAGAGTCTAGAGTCCACCAACGTCACTGACAAAGATGGGGAACTTTATTGCAAAGGTGAGTGGTTCTGGAGACTCTCCTGAGAGGTCTTCCCGCGGGGGGTCCCTGGGAGGGGACGTCGTGTCCATGCCGAGAGCCTTGTCTACCAGGAGGCCTGACTGCTGAGCCCGAGCGGGTTTTGGGCTCTCAGGATGGAGCACAAAACCCTACAAGGGAAAGAAACCCCCTGCCTGACCCCACTCGGGGCCTGTCCATCTGTGGGCACCCGATGCTTGCGGATGCCCAGTGGTTCAGGGCAGCTGGGTGCCGGGGGGCAGAGAGGACGAGGGGGAAGCAGCGTCCTGACTCTGGCCATGGAAAAGGCCTCAGGCCTGgacaaacagcatcacatgctctTCCGAAACCCAGACACCTTCTGTCCACCTGAGTGGCAGAGAGGGTGACTGGGGAGGAGGGATTGGCTTGGCCTCTCTTGCGTTTATCAAGACTGTctatcttcctccctccctcccccttccctccttccttcctttgtt encodes the following:
- the CSRP3 gene encoding cysteine and glycine-rich protein 3, whose amino-acid sequence is MPNWGGGAKCGACEKTVYHAEEIQCNGRSFHKTCFHCMACRKALDSTTVAAHESEIYCKICYGRRYGPKGIGYGQGAGCLSTDTGEHLGLQFQQSPKPARSATTSNPSKFTAKFGESEKCPRCGKSVYAAEKVMGGGKPWHKTCFRCAICGKSLESTNVTDKDGELYCKVCYAKNFGPTGIGFGGLTHQVEKKE